Genomic segment of Thermodesulfatator atlanticus DSM 21156:
TTTAGCAACCCACTGGTGCTTGCCAGCCGGGCTTTTGGTTAGCTCCCACTCGTGGTTAAAAAGGAGATGAAGATAGCTTATGCCAAACTTCGTGGGCGTTGGCGACCAGGTCAGTTCAAAGCCTGAGGTAAAGGTATCAGGGCCCTTACCGGTTTTGTACGAGTTTTTCCAGCCAAGACCCTGCTGGTTGGGTGGCGATGAGTCTGGATCTGGACCAACATAGGTGTCTGGACAGGCTCCGTGGCATTTACCAAAGGCATGGCCGCCGGCGATAAGGGCCACGGTTTCCTCATCGTTCATGCCCATGCGGGCAAAGGCGGTTCTAATCTGCTTAGCTGAGGCTACAGGGTCGGGATTGCCTTCGGGCCCCTCGGGGTTTACGTAAATTAGCCCCATCTCAGTGGCGGCAAAGGGTCTTTCAAGCTCTCCTTCCCTGTAGCGCTCTTTACCTGAAAGCATTTCTTCCTCAGGACCCCAATCTGGGCTTTCATCAGGCTCCCAGATGTCTTCCCTGCCTCCGGAAAACCCTGCCGTCTTAACGCCCATGACCTCAAGGGCTACGTTTCCGGCAAGGACAATGAGATCCGCCCAGGAAATCTTGCGCCCGTACTTTTGTTTGATAGGCCAGAGCAGACGGATGGCCTTGTCAAGATTCATGTTATCCGGCCAGTTGTAGCGTGGCGCAAGCCGCAGGTCTCCTGTCCTTGCTCCACCGCGGCCGTCGAAGATGCGGTAACTCCCCGCACTATGCCAGGCCATGCGGATAAAAAGCGGCCCGTAATGACCAAAGTCTGCAGGCCACCAGTCCTGAGAATCGGTCATGAGTTTTTTGAGGTCTTCTTTGACCGCTGCTAAATCAAGACTTTCAAATTCCTTAACGTAGTCGAAATCTTCGCCGTAGGGATTGGAACGCGGGTCGTTTTGCCTGAGGACCTTTAAGTTGAGCCTGGTTGGCCACCAGTCGGTAATCCATCTTTTTCTCTTTTCCTGCCCCTTTCCTGACATGTCAACCTCCATAGAATTATTTTTAATTAGTAGTTAATCTTAAAACAGGGAAAATGTTGAGTCAAGAAAAAGTTGAACTTTTTTTATTACGGAGCGTAAAAGCGACACTTGAACAACGACATTACGAGCGCCTTTTGCGTGTCATTGCGAGCGACGCGAAGCTATCTAGATCCCTCACTGTGTTTAGGACAGGGATCGCCACGGCAAGCTTTCGCTTGCCTCGCGATGACCAGTGTTGGGATCATCGCGAGCGAGAGTTCTTTTTTATGGTTATTGCGAGGAACGAAGTGCCGAAGCAATCTCAGGGACCGGGCTGGCGTACAAGTCGCCTCGCAATGATACCTTTGTCGGATATAAAACATGCTCTCTTCTTGTGAAATGGTCTTAAGGGGAAAGTCCCCTAGGACTTTCCCCGCGATGCTTTTTCATGTTTTTCGTTGTGAGTAATCGCTCATGACGGTCAAAATTTTGGCCGGGTGAGGCAGTTAACGCCCGAGGTGGCAATCCCTAAGAAAGCTTGTCATGAAATTGTCACAAAGCCTACGCAATTTTCCCATAAATCTTCTTTATGTTTTGAAGCAAATGAATGAGACCGAAACTTTCATAAAATGTCCGTTTTGTGGTTCGCAAGCATACAACCGTTATGGCAAAACCAAAAACGGTCTGCAGCGTTATCGTTGTCTGGTCTGCAATCGCCAGTTTACCGAAAAATCAAAGCCAAGACTCCTAAAAAGGCCTTCGTGCCCAAAATGCGGCAAAAAGATGTATGTCTATATGAAGGGAGAAGGCTACGTTCGCTGGCGGTGTTCTGCTTACCCCCAATGCAATACTTATCTCAAAACACCCTTAGAAGAAGCAGGAGGAGTGCAAGATGCCATATTACCTTCACAAGATAAAGGGTCGTATTCGTTTGCGGACCCCTATCATTAAAAATAACCCCTCTCTTGCTGACGCGGTGGCCGATTTTTTAAGGCACCTTGGAGGGGTTAAGTCCGTTTCCACTAACATTGTTACCGGGAGCGTGGTAATAAACTACAACCCTGCGGTCATTGATGCCGAAGAAATTATTCAGGCCCTTGAACGTGAAGGCTACTTTAATATCAGCCAGGCCACTAGTTGCGAAAAAGTACTCCAAAAACATGCGGAAAAACTGGCTGAACACGCTGGCAAGGCAATTTTCGGCTTAGTATCCGAACAGGTCCTTAGCAGGACTGGCCTTTCTCTTTTGAGTTTGATTATTTAAGAATAAAGCCCGCCCTTCCCTGCTTCACCTTCCCTAGGCCTCCTCTCTGAGGAGGTCTTTTTTATCGGTACGTTCCCAGGGAGCTGCAAGATCCATGCGCCCCATGTGCCCAAAGGCCGCAAGTTTTTGGTAAAAACCACCCTTTAACATCTGCGGAAGTTTACGCAGGGAAAAGGCCTTCTGGATGGCCGCAGGTCTGAAATCAAAGTGTTTTTTAACAAGCGCCTCGATTTTCTCATCAGGAATAATTCCTGTTCCAAAGGTGTTGACTGTAATGCTTACCGGACGAGAACGCCCAATGGCATAGCTCAGATGTACCTCGCATTCCCGGGCAAGCCCTGCGGCTACGACGTTTTTAGCAGCGTAACGTGCAGCGTAAGCCCCTATGCGATCCACACGAAAGGGGTCCTTTCCGCTTAAAGCGGCCCCACTGTGCCTGGCAAACTCACCGTAAGTATCCACGGCATTTTTGCGCCCGGTAAGGCCAGAATGAAGCATGGGCCCACAGCCCTGAGGGTCTTCAATGATGCGTATATCTATGATGGTATCTTTATTAGGCCTTATTTCTTCCCCCTGAAACGCTGCCTCTATGACCTGTTCCCGTATATCCGCTTTTATCTTTTGGTGCGATAATTTTTCCGTTACGCAGGCCATAATCATTATCGAAGAGATGCCATAGGGCCTGCCATCGCGGAATTCAACGCCCACCTGAGTCTTTCCGTCTGGAGAAAGATAAGGCAAAAGGTTGGTCAAACGCACCGTGGTAAGCCTGCGCGCAAGCTTATGCGCCAGGACAATGGGAAGGGGCATAAGCGAAGGGGTGTGATCGCACGCGTAGCCAAAAACATTGGCCTGGTTGCGCACCTTGATACTTTCGATCATCTCCTCGGTGAGTTCTTCGTCCTCGTAGCGTCTTTCGTGATCAAGGGGTTCTTCCGAGATGCTGGTAAGAATGGTGCAATTTCGCGCACTGAAGCTTGGCGAGCGATAGCCAATTTCGTTTATCACCCAACGGGCCACGTAAGGCACATCAATCAAAGCAGTTGACGAGAAACGCACTGCCAAAAATAAAAGGCCTTGCGAGACCGCACATTCGGCAATCACCGAGGCCAGGGGATCCTGTTGTAAAAACCGGTCCACAATGGCGTCACTAATCTGATCGCAAAGTTTATCAGGGTGCCCATCGGTAACCGAGGCTGAAGTGAAGATAAAATCCTTTTTCATGCCGCCTCCTGCCGGCTTACTTTTTTGATAAAGGCATTCAAAAATAAAGACCCCAGGGAAGAACCAGCCACTACCAGCGCATCAATAATACCCATGGGACCAAGGCCAAGTATTTTCCTTATAGGCGGTAAGAAAAGAAGGCTATGTGAAGCCGCGGTTCCCAGCATGCAGCGCGCAAGGTAAGGATTTTGGGGAAGAGCAGCATTTTCAAGAAAGGTGAGCTTTTCGCTGCGGCAATTAAAGGTATGCAGGAGCTGAGCAGCAGTAAGCGAAAGGAAAGAAAGGCCGCTTGCCTGGGGCCCTTGTCCGTAGCGCGCAAGCCCGTAAAAATAAGGCAAAAGCGAGGCCCCTGAAATAACCGAAGCTTCTAGAGTAAGGCGTTTGAAGTCTTGCTGGTCCATAATAGGGAGGGAAGGATCCCGCGGAGGTTCTTCCATCACGCCTGGTTCTCCCGGCTCAAGGGAAAGAGCAAGCCCGGGGAACACATCCGTAACCAGATTAATCCACAAAAGCTGCATCTGGTTAAGCGGTTGCCCAAGGCCTGCCACGTTTGCCGTGACCGAGACCATGATCTCGCTCATATTCGTGGAAAGCAAAAACTCAAGGGACTTGCGGATGTTTTTGTAGATGTTGCGGCCTTTTTCCACCGCAAGGACCATGGTGCCCAGTTGGTCGTCTTCGATGATGATGTCAGCCACTTCTTTGGCCACATCGGTTCCACTGCCCGTGGTAATGCCGATATCAGCAGCCTTAAGGGCCGGGATATCGTTTATGCCATCACCAGTCATGGCCACCCTTAGGCCCAAGTCTTGAAAGGCCTGGACAATGCGCAGTTTGTCTGCCGGGCTTACCCGAGAAAACACAGACACTCTTTTGAGAAGCCCGGCAAAGGCCTCGGGCTTTAAATGGGAAAAATCAGAGGAATCAAGGATGACCAGTTCGTCGTCACCGCTAATGTTAATGGTCTTACCAATGGCATAAGCCGTGGGAGATTGATCCCCGGTGATCATTACCGTGCGGATACCGGCCCGATGAAGTTTGGCGATAAGGTCTTTTATCCCCGGGCGGATAGGGTCTTCCATGCCTACGAAGCCAAGCCAGATAAAGTCCTCACACCAGGGAGTTTCTTCTTTTTCAAGATCA
This window contains:
- a CDS encoding IS1/IS1595 family N-terminal zinc-binding domain-containing protein, whose protein sequence is MNETETFIKCPFCGSQAYNRYGKTKNGLQRYRCLVCNRQFTEKSKPRLLKRPSCPKCGKKMYVYMKGEGYVRWRCSAYPQCNTYLKTPLEEAGGVQDAILPSQDKGSYSFADPYH
- a CDS encoding HMA2 domain-containing protein; the protein is MPYYLHKIKGRIRLRTPIIKNNPSLADAVADFLRHLGGVKSVSTNIVTGSVVINYNPAVIDAEEIIQALEREGYFNISQATSCEKVLQKHAEKLAEHAGKAIFGLVSEQVLSRTGLSLLSLII
- the metK gene encoding methionine adenosyltransferase, whose amino-acid sequence is MKKDFIFTSASVTDGHPDKLCDQISDAIVDRFLQQDPLASVIAECAVSQGLLFLAVRFSSTALIDVPYVARWVINEIGYRSPSFSARNCTILTSISEEPLDHERRYEDEELTEEMIESIKVRNQANVFGYACDHTPSLMPLPIVLAHKLARRLTTVRLTNLLPYLSPDGKTQVGVEFRDGRPYGISSIMIMACVTEKLSHQKIKADIREQVIEAAFQGEEIRPNKDTIIDIRIIEDPQGCGPMLHSGLTGRKNAVDTYGEFARHSGAALSGKDPFRVDRIGAYAARYAAKNVVAAGLARECEVHLSYAIGRSRPVSITVNTFGTGIIPDEKIEALVKKHFDFRPAAIQKAFSLRKLPQMLKGGFYQKLAAFGHMGRMDLAAPWERTDKKDLLREEA